One genomic segment of Fusobacterium nucleatum includes these proteins:
- a CDS encoding toxin-antitoxin system YwqK family antitoxin yields MKKLLLALFLIFSVLLFSAERKIPVEQTFKDENSGKVYVQGEKTPYTGIVEGKYSNGKAKILVSYKNGILNGKVLQYYENGKIKSEDTFMNETLNGVSKGYYENGKVEYEISYKNDKKDGIEKRYSNAGILVVEFSYKNDELNGIVKKYNENTGKLEMEVFYKNGKIEGIAKSYYPNGKLEEEQTYKNNVRDGITKKYNENTGKLEMQTTYKNGQLEGINKHYSLNGTLEEEVEYKNGKMEGSSKLFYPSGKLKSIATFKNGLQVGIQKDYYEDGKLKLEALYKDGNRDGITKSYYPNGKVQLEVNFKSGQLDGVLKKFDENGKLINQETYQNGNKIN; encoded by the coding sequence ATGAAAAAATTATTATTAGCTTTATTTTTAATATTTTCTGTTTTATTATTTTCAGCAGAAAGAAAAATTCCAGTAGAACAAACATTTAAGGATGAAAATTCTGGAAAAGTGTATGTTCAAGGTGAAAAAACTCCATATACAGGAATAGTTGAAGGTAAATATTCAAATGGAAAAGCAAAAATATTAGTAAGCTATAAAAATGGGATTTTGAATGGAAAAGTACTTCAATACTATGAAAATGGAAAAATTAAATCAGAAGATACATTTATGAATGAAACTTTAAATGGAGTTTCAAAAGGATATTATGAAAATGGGAAAGTAGAATATGAAATTAGTTATAAGAATGATAAAAAGGATGGAATTGAAAAAAGATATTCAAATGCAGGAATCTTAGTAGTTGAATTTTCATATAAAAATGATGAATTAAATGGAATTGTAAAAAAATATAATGAGAATACTGGAAAGTTAGAAATGGAAGTATTTTATAAAAATGGAAAAATAGAAGGTATTGCAAAAAGTTATTACCCAAATGGTAAGTTAGAAGAAGAACAAACATATAAAAATAATGTAAGAGATGGAATAACAAAAAAATATAATGAAAATACTGGAAAATTAGAAATGCAAACTACTTATAAAAATGGGCAATTGGAAGGAATAAATAAGCATTATTCATTAAATGGAACTTTGGAAGAAGAAGTTGAATACAAAAATGGCAAGATGGAAGGCTCATCAAAACTTTTTTATCCAAGTGGGAAATTAAAAAGTATAGCAACATTTAAAAATGGACTTCAAGTAGGAATACAAAAAGATTATTATGAAGATGGAAAATTGAAATTAGAAGCTCTTTATAAGGATGGAAATAGAGATGGAATAACAAAAAGCTATTATCCAAATGGAAAAGTTCAATTAGAAGTTAATTTTAAAAGTGGGCAATTAGATGGAGTCCTTAAAAAATTTGATGAAAATGGAAAGTTAATTAATCAAGAAACTTATCAAAATGGTAATAAAATAAATTAA
- the galE gene encoding UDP-glucose 4-epimerase GalE, with protein MSILVCGGAGYIGSHVVKYLLEKNEDVVVVDSLITGHVDAVDERAHLELGDLKDEEFLNRVFENYQIDGVIDFAAFSLVGESVGEPLKYFENNFYGTLCLLKVMKNNNVDKIVFSSTAATYGEAENMPILETDRTEPTNPYGESKLAVEKMFKWCANAYGLKYTALRYFNVAGAYPSGEIGEAHTCETHLIPLILQVALGQREKIAIYGDDYPTSDGTCIRDYIHVMDLADAHYLALNRLRNGGDSQIFNLGNGEGFSVKEVIEVTKKVTGHPIPAEVSPRRAGDPARLIASSKKAIDELKWKPKYDKLEQIIETAWNWHKNHPNGYEDKNKRQ; from the coding sequence ATGTCTATATTAGTTTGTGGAGGAGCAGGCTATATTGGTAGCCATGTTGTTAAATATTTATTAGAAAAAAATGAAGATGTTGTTGTTGTTGATAGCTTAATCACAGGACATGTTGATGCTGTTGATGAAAGAGCACATCTAGAGCTTGGAGATTTAAAAGATGAAGAATTTTTAAATAGAGTTTTTGAAAATTATCAAATTGATGGTGTTATAGATTTTGCTGCTTTCTCTCTGGTTGGAGAAAGTGTGGGGGAACCTTTAAAGTATTTTGAAAATAATTTCTATGGTACTCTTTGCCTATTAAAAGTTATGAAAAATAATAATGTTGATAAGATAGTATTTTCTTCTACTGCTGCAACTTATGGAGAGGCAGAAAATATGCCTATACTTGAAACTGATAGAACAGAGCCTACTAACCCTTATGGAGAAAGTAAACTAGCTGTTGAAAAAATGTTTAAATGGTGTGCTAATGCTTATGGATTAAAATATACTGCTTTAAGATACTTCAATGTTGCTGGTGCATATCCAAGTGGAGAAATTGGAGAAGCTCACACTTGTGAAACTCATTTAATTCCATTAATTTTACAAGTTGCTCTAGGACAAAGAGAAAAAATAGCTATCTATGGAGATGACTACCCTACTTCTGATGGAACTTGCATAAGAGACTATATTCATGTAATGGACTTAGCAGATGCACATTATCTTGCTTTAAATAGATTGAGAAATGGTGGAGATAGCCAAATATTTAACTTAGGAAATGGAGAAGGTTTCTCTGTAAAAGAAGTTATAGAAGTTACAAAAAAGGTTACAGGACACCCTATTCCAGCAGAAGTTAGTCCTAGAAGAGCAGGAGACCCTGCAAGGCTTATAGCTTCATCAAAAAAAGCTATTGATGAATTAAAATGGAAACCTAAATATGATAAATTAGAACAAATTATTGAAACTGCTTGGAACTGGCATAAAAACCATCCCAATGGATATGAAGATAAAAATAAGAGGCAATAG
- a CDS encoding toxin-antitoxin system YwqK family antitoxin, producing MKKILLGLFLIGSALSFSAERVIKMEEAFVDNNDIIYVQGEKTPFTGVIEDYKAYLGEGLLEGKVPFKDGKVNGVSKLYYPSGKLASVATFKNGKVEGVQKDYYENGNLKRELPHKNGIINGVVKEYYPNGKLKIESSQKNGLPDGVSKFYDENGKVIDQATFKDGQEVKTK from the coding sequence ATGAAAAAAATATTATTAGGATTATTTTTAATAGGCTCAGCTTTATCTTTTTCAGCAGAAAGAGTAATTAAAATGGAAGAAGCTTTTGTTGATAATAATGATATTATATATGTACAAGGAGAAAAGACTCCATTTACAGGTGTAATTGAAGATTATAAGGCATATTTAGGAGAAGGACTTTTAGAAGGAAAAGTTCCTTTTAAAGATGGAAAAGTAAATGGTGTGTCAAAATTATATTATCCAAGTGGGAAATTAGCAAGTGTAGCAACATTTAAAAATGGAAAAGTAGAGGGAGTACAAAAAGATTATTATGAAAATGGAAATTTAAAAAGAGAACTTCCACATAAAAATGGAATTATAAATGGAGTCGTAAAAGAATATTATCCAAATGGAAAATTAAAAATAGAAAGTAGTCAAAAAAATGGTTTACCAGATGGAGTATCAAAATTTTATGATGAAAATGGAAAGGTCATAGACCAAGCAACATTTAAAGATGGTCAAGAAGTAAAAACAAAATAA
- the pheT gene encoding phenylalanine--tRNA ligase subunit beta codes for MLISLNWLKQYVDIKESIDEIANALTMIGQEVEAIDIQGKDLGSVVIGQIVEFDKHPNSDRLTLLKVNVGGEEPLQIICGAKNHKLNDKVVVAKIGAVLPGNFKIKKSKIRDVESYGMLCSEAELGLAKESEGIIILPEDAPIGTEYREYMGLNDVIFELEITPNRPDCLSHIGIAREVAAYYNRKVKYPMIEMTETIESINTMVKVDIEDKDRCKRYMGRVIKNVKVQESPDWLKSRIRAMGLNPINNIVDITNFVMFEYNQPMHAFDLDKLEGNITIRAAKKNEKITTLDGINRVLKNGELVIADDEKAIAIAGVIGGQNTQIDNETKNIFIEVAYFTPENIRKTSRELGIFTDSAYRNERGMDVENLNVVMARAVSLIAEVTGGDVLSEVIDKYVEKPKRAEISLNLEKLNKFIGKNLTYDEVGKILTHLDIELKPLGEGTMLLIPPSYRADLTRPADIYEEVIRMYGFDNIEAKIPVMSIESGEENINFKMPRIVRGILKELGLNEVINYSFIPKFTKELFNFGDEVIEIKNPLSEDMAIMRPTLLYSLITNVRDNINRNQTDLKLFEISKTFKNLGAEKDGLAIEDLKVGIILSGREDKNLWNQSKTDYNFYDLKGYLEFLLERLSVTKYSLTRLENSNFHPGASAEIKIGEDIIGVFGELHPNLVNYFGIKREKLFFAELNLTKLLKYIKIKVNYESISKYPEVLRDLAITLDRNILVGDMIKEIKKKVTLIEKIDIFDIYSGDKIDKDKKSVAMSIVLRDKNRTLTDEDIDKAMNTILELIKDKYNGEIRK; via the coding sequence ATGTTAATTTCATTAAATTGGCTAAAACAATATGTAGACATAAAAGAGAGTATTGATGAAATAGCTAATGCACTTACTATGATAGGACAAGAAGTTGAAGCTATTGATATTCAAGGTAAAGATTTAGGGAGTGTTGTAATTGGGCAAATAGTTGAGTTTGATAAGCACCCAAACTCAGACAGATTAACTCTATTAAAAGTTAATGTAGGAGGAGAAGAACCATTACAAATAATATGTGGTGCTAAGAATCACAAATTGAATGATAAAGTAGTAGTTGCTAAAATTGGAGCAGTGCTACCTGGAAATTTTAAGATAAAAAAGAGTAAGATAAGAGATGTTGAATCTTATGGAATGTTATGTTCTGAGGCAGAATTAGGTCTTGCAAAAGAAAGTGAAGGAATAATAATTCTTCCAGAAGATGCACCAATAGGAACAGAATATAGAGAATATATGGGTTTAAATGATGTAATATTTGAATTGGAAATTACACCAAACAGACCAGATTGTTTATCTCATATAGGTATAGCAAGAGAGGTTGCAGCTTACTATAATAGAAAAGTTAAATATCCTATGATAGAAATGACTGAAACTATTGAATCAATAAATACTATGGTAAAAGTAGATATTGAAGATAAAGATAGATGTAAAAGATATATGGGAAGAGTGATTAAGAATGTAAAAGTTCAAGAGTCACCAGATTGGTTAAAATCAAGAATTAGAGCTATGGGACTTAATCCTATAAATAATATAGTTGATATAACAAACTTTGTTATGTTTGAATACAATCAACCTATGCATGCTTTTGATTTAGATAAATTAGAAGGAAATATAACAATAAGAGCTGCTAAAAAAAATGAAAAAATTACAACTCTTGATGGAATAAATAGAGTATTAAAAAATGGAGAACTTGTCATAGCAGATGATGAAAAAGCAATAGCAATAGCAGGTGTAATTGGTGGACAAAATACGCAAATAGATAATGAAACAAAAAATATTTTTATTGAAGTTGCATATTTTACACCAGAAAATATTAGAAAAACTTCAAGAGAATTAGGAATTTTTACGGATTCTGCTTATAGAAATGAAAGAGGAATGGATGTTGAAAATCTTAATGTTGTAATGGCAAGAGCAGTATCTTTAATAGCAGAAGTTACAGGTGGAGATGTTTTATCAGAAGTTATTGATAAGTATGTTGAAAAACCCAAAAGAGCTGAGATATCATTAAATTTAGAAAAATTAAATAAATTTATTGGAAAAAATTTAACTTATGATGAAGTTGGAAAAATTTTAACTCACTTAGATATTGAATTAAAACCTTTAGGAGAAGGGACTATGCTTTTAATTCCTCCTAGTTATAGAGCAGATTTAACAAGACCAGCAGATATCTATGAAGAAGTTATTAGAATGTATGGTTTTGATAATATAGAAGCTAAAATACCAGTTATGAGCATAGAGTCAGGAGAAGAAAACATAAACTTTAAAATGCCAAGAATAGTTAGAGGAATTTTAAAGGAATTAGGTTTGAATGAAGTTATAAATTATAGTTTCATACCAAAGTTTACAAAGGAATTATTTAATTTTGGAGATGAAGTTATAGAAATAAAAAATCCATTAAGTGAAGATATGGCTATAATGAGACCTACTTTACTATATAGTTTAATAACTAATGTAAGAGATAATATAAATAGAAATCAAACAGATTTGAAACTATTTGAAATAAGTAAAACTTTTAAGAATCTTGGAGCAGAAAAAGATGGACTTGCTATTGAAGATTTAAAAGTAGGTATAATTTTATCTGGTAGAGAGGATAAAAACTTATGGAATCAATCAAAAACAGACTATAATTTCTATGATTTAAAAGGTTATTTAGAATTTTTACTTGAAAGATTAAGTGTAACAAAGTATTCTTTAACTAGATTAGAAAATAGTAATTTCCACCCAGGAGCAAGTGCTGAAATAAAAATAGGTGAAGATATAATAGGAGTATTTGGAGAGCTTCATCCTAATTTAGTCAATTATTTTGGTATAAAAAGAGAAAAATTATTCTTTGCAGAACTTAACTTAACAAAATTATTAAAATATATTAAAATAAAAGTAAATTATGAAAGTATCAGTAAATATCCAGAAGTATTAAGAGATTTAGCTATAACATTAGATAGAAATATCTTAGTTGGGGATATGATAAAAGAAATCAAAAAGAAAGTTACACTTATTGAAAAGATAGATATCTTCGATATATATTCAGGAGATAAGATTGATAAGGATAAAAAATCTGTTGCTATGAGTATAGTATTGAGAGATAAGAACAGAACTCTTACAGATGAAGATATAGACAAAGCTATGAATACTATTCTTGAACTTATTAAAGATAAATATAATGGTGAAATAAGAAAGTAA
- a CDS encoding YfcC family protein — translation MSEKQKKKRSFPSAFTVLAIILVLAAALTYIVPSGQFSRLTYDDSTNEFVITDHDNNVTTEPATQEVLDRLQIQLSLDKFTEGVIKKPIAIPGTYQRIEQRPQGFLDIIKAPVTGSMDTVDIMLFVLVLGGIIGIINKIGAFDAGMAALSKRTKGKEFLLVTLVFLLTTLGGTTFGLAEETIAFYPILMPIFLLSGFDVLTCIAAIYMGSSIGTMFSTVNPFATVIASNAAGISFTEGLTFRIITLILASIITLAYMYWYAQKVKKDKTKSYVYVDEEEIHKRFLGQYDSNSEKEFTWRKKLCLLIFALAFPVLIWGVSLGGWWFQEMTALFLGVAIVIMFLSGLSEKEAINTFISGSADLVGVVLTVGLARSINIVMDNGFISDTLLYYSTEFIAGMSKGVFAISQLIIFSFLGFFIPSSSGLAVLSMPIMAPLADTVGLSREVVINAYNWGQGWMSFITPTGLILVTLEMAGTTFDKWLKYILPLMGIMGVFSALMLIINTML, via the coding sequence ATGTCTGAAAAACAAAAGAAAAAAAGAAGTTTCCCAAGTGCGTTCACGGTATTAGCTATTATTTTGGTTTTAGCTGCGGCTTTAACTTACATAGTTCCATCAGGTCAGTTTTCAAGATTAACTTATGATGATAGTACAAATGAGTTTGTCATTACAGATCATGATAATAATGTAACAACAGAGCCTGCAACACAAGAAGTTTTAGATAGACTTCAAATTCAATTAAGTTTAGATAAATTTACTGAAGGAGTAATAAAAAAACCTATTGCTATTCCCGGTACTTATCAAAGAATTGAACAACGTCCACAAGGCTTTTTGGATATAATTAAAGCACCAGTTACTGGTTCAATGGATACAGTTGATATTATGCTTTTCGTTCTTGTTCTTGGAGGAATTATAGGAATTATTAATAAAATAGGAGCTTTTGATGCTGGAATGGCAGCCTTATCAAAAAGAACTAAAGGAAAAGAATTTTTATTAGTAACTCTTGTTTTCCTATTGACAACTTTAGGAGGAACAACTTTTGGTTTAGCTGAAGAAACTATTGCTTTCTATCCGATTCTTATGCCTATCTTTTTATTAAGTGGTTTTGATGTATTAACTTGTATTGCTGCAATTTATATGGGTTCATCTATTGGAACAATGTTCTCAACTGTCAATCCATTTGCTACTGTTATTGCATCTAATGCAGCAGGAATTTCATTCACAGAAGGACTAACATTTAGAATAATAACTTTAATTTTAGCTTCAATAATTACTTTGGCATATATGTATTGGTATGCTCAAAAAGTAAAAAAAGACAAAACAAAATCTTATGTCTATGTTGATGAAGAAGAAATACATAAAAGATTTTTAGGACAATATGATTCAAACTCTGAAAAAGAATTTACTTGGAGAAAAAAATTATGCTTGCTTATATTTGCTTTAGCATTTCCTGTTTTAATATGGGGAGTTTCTCTTGGTGGATGGTGGTTTCAAGAAATGACAGCACTATTCTTAGGAGTAGCTATTGTTATTATGTTTCTTTCTGGACTATCAGAAAAAGAGGCTATTAACACTTTTATATCTGGTTCAGCAGACTTAGTTGGAGTTGTTTTAACAGTAGGATTAGCTCGTTCTATTAATATAGTAATGGACAATGGTTTCATTTCTGATACTTTATTATACTATTCAACTGAGTTTATTGCAGGAATGAGTAAAGGTGTGTTTGCTATTTCACAATTAATAATCTTCTCTTTCTTAGGATTCTTTATTCCATCATCTTCTGGATTGGCTGTACTTTCTATGCCTATTATGGCTCCACTTGCTGATACAGTTGGTCTATCAAGAGAAGTTGTAATCAATGCATATAACTGGGGACAAGGTTGGATGTCTTTCATTACACCAACTGGTCTAATTTTAGTAACATTAGAAATGGCAGGAACAACTTTTGATAAGTGGCTTAAATATATTTTACCACTGATGGGAATTATGGGAGTTTTTTCTGCATTGATGTTGATTATAAATACAATGTTATAA
- a CDS encoding toxin-antitoxin system YwqK family antitoxin has product MKKILLGVFLLISALSVAARVVKDTEVDKEYNVELKDDIVYEKGEKKLYTGIVEKYNENGTLRERREYKNGKADGLSKFFNTNGQLLGETTYKNGKRNGIEKVYYENGKLEYEIKYKDGQPDGNMKFYDEDGNLVADAPYVEVTTR; this is encoded by the coding sequence ATGAAAAAAATATTATTAGGAGTATTTTTATTGATATCAGCTTTATCAGTTGCAGCAAGAGTTGTAAAGGATACAGAAGTTGATAAAGAGTATAATGTTGAACTTAAAGATGATATTGTATATGAAAAAGGAGAAAAAAAACTTTATACTGGTATAGTAGAAAAATATAATGAAAATGGAACTTTGAGAGAAAGAAGAGAATATAAAAATGGTAAGGCAGATGGTCTTTCAAAATTCTTTAATACTAATGGACAATTATTAGGTGAAACAACTTATAAAAATGGTAAAAGAAATGGAATTGAAAAAGTTTATTATGAAAATGGGAAATTAGAATATGAAATAAAATATAAAGATGGTCAACCAGATGGAAATATGAAATTTTATGATGAAGATGGAAATCTTGTAGCAGATGCACCTTATGTAGAAGTAACAACAAGATAA
- a CDS encoding toxin-antitoxin system YwqK family antitoxin: MKKLLAGLFLLGSMLAFAAGEQRVPIEKVELNQQTSLVYLQGQQTPFTGIVEKKYANGKLEAALEFKDGKLNGKTLVYNESGKMKTEENYVNGVLDGVSKSFYANGSVEFETTFRNNVKEGVEKHYSPSGRVETEVLFKNDAANGIAKQYNAEGKLEYEITVVNGKREGISKRFYPSGKLLNEVTFRNDKEEGIMKVYFEDGKLQLEIPYKNGQIDGLVKRYDETGKVVEQATFKNGQEIKAK; encoded by the coding sequence ATGAAAAAGTTATTAGCAGGTTTATTTTTACTTGGTTCAATGTTAGCATTTGCAGCAGGTGAACAAAGGGTTCCTATTGAAAAAGTTGAGCTTAATCAACAAACTTCTTTGGTGTATCTTCAAGGACAACAAACTCCATTTACAGGAATAGTTGAAAAAAAATATGCCAATGGAAAACTTGAAGCTGCATTAGAATTTAAAGATGGGAAATTAAATGGAAAGACACTAGTTTACAATGAAAGTGGAAAAATGAAAACAGAAGAAAATTATGTGAATGGAGTATTAGATGGTGTGTCTAAATCTTTCTATGCTAATGGTTCAGTTGAATTTGAAACTACTTTTAGAAATAATGTAAAAGAGGGTGTTGAAAAACATTATTCTCCTTCTGGAAGAGTAGAAACAGAAGTGTTATTTAAAAATGATGCAGCAAATGGAATTGCAAAACAATATAATGCAGAAGGTAAATTAGAATATGAAATTACAGTAGTTAATGGGAAAAGAGAAGGAATATCTAAAAGATTCTATCCAAGTGGAAAATTATTGAATGAAGTAACTTTTAGAAATGATAAAGAAGAAGGAATAATGAAGGTTTATTTTGAAGACGGAAAGCTACAACTAGAAATTCCTTATAAAAATGGACAAATAGACGGACTTGTAAAAAGATATGATGAAACAGGAAAAGTAGTTGAACAAGCAACATTTAAAAATGGTCAAGAAATAAAAGCGAAATAA
- a CDS encoding galactokinase has product MLENLIKDFKEIFKYSEEVETFFSPGRVNLIGEHTDYNGGFVFPCALDFGTYAVVKKREDKTFRMYSKNFENLGVIEFNLDNLVYEKKDDWANYPKGVVKTFLDKNYKIDYGFDILFFGNIPNGAGLSSSASIEVLTAVILKDLFKLDVDMVEMVKMCQVAENKFIGVNSGIMDQFAVGMSKKDNAILLDCNTLKYEYVPVKLKNMSIVIANTNKKRGLADSKYNERRTSCEEVVKVLNNNGVNIKYLGELTVAEFEKVKHYITDEEQLKRATHAVTENERAKIAVKFLKEDNIAEFGKLMNKSHISLRDDYEVTGLELDSLVEAAWEEKGTIGSRMTGAGFGGCTVSIVKNDYVDSFIKNVGKKYKEKTGLEASFYIANIGDGARKI; this is encoded by the coding sequence ATGTTAGAAAATTTAATAAAAGACTTTAAAGAAATTTTTAAATACAGTGAAGAAGTAGAAACATTCTTTTCACCAGGTAGAGTAAATTTAATTGGTGAACACACAGACTACAATGGAGGTTTTGTTTTTCCTTGTGCCTTAGATTTTGGAACTTATGCAGTTGTTAAGAAAAGAGAAGATAAAACTTTTAGAATGTACTCTAAGAATTTTGAAAATTTAGGAGTCATTGAATTTAATTTAGATAATTTAGTCTATGAAAAAAAAGATGATTGGGCTAATTATCCAAAAGGAGTCGTTAAAACTTTCCTAGATAAAAACTATAAAATAGACTATGGTTTTGATATTTTATTTTTTGGAAATATTCCTAATGGTGCAGGACTTTCTTCATCAGCCTCTATTGAAGTTTTAACAGCTGTTATACTTAAAGATTTATTTAAACTTGATGTTGATATGGTTGAAATGGTTAAGATGTGCCAAGTGGCAGAAAATAAATTTATTGGAGTAAACTCAGGAATTATGGATCAATTTGCAGTTGGCATGAGTAAAAAAGATAATGCTATCTTACTAGATTGTAATACTTTAAAATATGAATATGTTCCAGTAAAGTTAAAAAATATGTCAATAGTTATTGCCAATACTAATAAAAAGAGAGGTTTAGCAGATTCAAAATACAATGAAAGAAGAACTTCTTGTGAAGAAGTAGTTAAAGTTTTAAATAATAATGGAGTTAATATTAAATATTTAGGAGAACTTACTGTTGCAGAATTTGAAAAAGTTAAACACTATATAACAGATGAAGAACAATTAAAAAGAGCAACTCATGCAGTTACCGAAAATGAAAGAGCCAAAATTGCTGTTAAATTTTTGAAAGAAGATAATATTGCTGAATTTGGAAAATTAATGAATAAATCTCATATTTCTTTAAGAGATGATTATGAAGTTACAGGTTTAGAACTTGATAGCCTTGTAGAAGCTGCTTGGGAAGAAAAAGGAACTATAGGTTCTCGTATGACAGGAGCAGGTTTTGGTGGATGTACAGTAAGTATAGTTAAAAATGACTATGTTGATAGCTTTATAAAAAATGTTGGAAAGAAATATAAGGAAAAAACAGGTTTGGAAGCTAGTTTCTATATAGCAAATATTGGAGATGGAGCAAGAAAGATATAA
- a CDS encoding UDP-glucose--hexose-1-phosphate uridylyltransferase, translating to MEICSLINRLIKYALKSSLITEDDVMFVRNELMALLHLKDWQDIKEDYQIPEYPQEILDKICDYGVEQKIIEDGVTDRDIFDTEIMGKFTAFPREIIETFKELSQQNIKLATDFFYNFSKKTNYIRTERIEKNLYWKSPTEYGDLEITINLSKPEKDPKEIERQKNMPQVNYPKCLLCYENVGFAGTLTHPARQNHRVIPLTLDNERWYFQYSPYVYYNEHAIIFCSEHREMKINRDTFSRTLDFINQFPHYFIGSNADLPIVGGSILSHDHYQGGNHEFPMAKSEIEKEITFDEYPSIKAGIVKWPMTVLRLSSLNRKDLIDLADKTLKAWREYSDEEVGVFAYTNSTPHNTITPIARRRREYFEIDLVLRNNRTDEANPLGIFHPHSEHHNIKKENIGLIEVMGLAVLPGRLKFEMRKISEYLKNEDFEKKIYEDKDTEKHLAWLKAFIDKYSNIKNLSVDEILENILNVEIGLTFSRVLEDAGVFKRDEKGKNAFLKFINHIGGRF from the coding sequence ATGGAAATTTGTTCTTTAATTAATAGACTTATAAAATATGCTCTTAAAAGTTCATTAATAACTGAAGATGATGTAATGTTTGTTAGAAATGAATTGATGGCATTATTACATTTAAAAGATTGGCAAGATATAAAAGAAGATTATCAAATACCAGAATATCCACAAGAGATATTGGATAAAATCTGTGACTATGGAGTAGAACAGAAAATAATAGAAGATGGAGTTACAGATAGAGATATTTTTGACACAGAAATTATGGGAAAATTTACTGCTTTTCCAAGAGAAATTATAGAAACTTTTAAAGAACTTTCTCAACAAAATATAAAATTAGCAACTGATTTTTTCTATAATTTTTCTAAAAAGACTAATTATATCAGAACTGAAAGAATAGAAAAAAATCTATATTGGAAAAGCCCCACAGAATATGGAGATTTAGAAATCACTATAAATTTATCTAAGCCAGAAAAAGACCCTAAGGAAATTGAAAGACAAAAAAACATGCCTCAAGTAAATTATCCTAAATGTCTTCTATGCTATGAAAATGTTGGTTTTGCTGGAACTTTAACTCACCCCGCAAGACAAAATCATAGAGTTATACCTTTGACTTTAGATAATGAAAGATGGTATTTCCAATATTCTCCTTATGTTTACTATAATGAACATGCAATAATATTCTGCTCTGAGCATAGAGAAATGAAAATAAATAGAGATACTTTTTCAAGAACTTTGGACTTTATAAATCAATTCCCACATTATTTCATAGGCTCTAATGCTGATTTACCAATAGTTGGAGGTTCCATTTTAAGCCATGACCACTACCAAGGTGGAAATCATGAATTTCCTATGGCTAAGTCAGAAATTGAAAAAGAAATTACTTTTGATGAATATCCAAGTATAAAAGCAGGAATTGTAAAGTGGCCTATGACTGTTTTAAGACTTTCATCTTTAAATAGAAAAGACTTGATTGATTTAGCAGATAAAACTTTAAAGGCTTGGAGAGAGTATTCAGATGAAGAAGTTGGAGTATTTGCATATACAAATTCAACCCCACATAATACTATAACTCCTATTGCTAGAAGAAGAAGAGAATATTTTGAAATTGATTTAGTTCTAAGAAATAATAGAACTGATGAAGCTAATCCTTTGGGTATCTTCCACCCACATAGTGAACACCACAATATTAAAAAGGAAAATATTGGACTAATAGAAGTTATGGGACTTGCAGTTTTACCAGGAAGATTAAAATTTGAAATGAGAAAGATTTCAGAATATTTAAAAAATGAAGATTTCGAAAAGAAAATTTATGAAGATAAAGATACTGAAAAACATTTAGCTTGGTTAAAAGCCTTTATAGATAAATATTCTAATATTAAAAATCTATCAGTAGATGAAATTTTAGAAAATATTTTAAATGTTGAAATTGGTTTAACATTCTCAAGAGTTCTTGAAGATGCAGGAGTATTTAAAAGAGATGAAAAAGGAAAGAATGCCTTTCTTAAATTTATAAATCATATTGGAGGTAGATTCTAA